In the genome of Thermosphaera aggregans DSM 11486, one region contains:
- a CDS encoding adenylate kinase: MKIIMIGAPGAGKGTYAQYLRDKYCIPHISTGDIFREEVRKGTQLGLIAKQYMDRGELVPDDIVIEIVKKRLQEKDVEKGFILDGFPRTLNQAKALEEVIPVDAVIHVVVSEEVAVRRLSGRVICPVCGRVYNIYYEPKPKNDEVCDYDGSKLVRRQDDEPEIVRNRYRVFYQTFTPIIEYYKERRKLIEINGEGGISFVMPLLEKLLRENGILKLSPCRENL, from the coding sequence TTGAAAATAATCATGATAGGCGCGCCGGGCGCTGGGAAGGGTACATACGCGCAGTATTTGAGAGACAAGTATTGTATTCCCCATATAAGCACGGGCGACATATTCAGGGAGGAAGTGAGAAAGGGTACTCAGCTTGGGCTCATCGCTAAGCAGTACATGGATAGAGGAGAACTGGTTCCAGACGATATTGTTATTGAAATAGTTAAAAAAAGGCTTCAGGAGAAAGATGTTGAAAAAGGCTTCATCCTCGACGGTTTTCCTAGAACCCTTAACCAGGCGAAAGCGCTTGAGGAGGTAATCCCTGTCGATGCAGTAATACATGTGGTGGTTTCAGAGGAGGTAGCTGTCAGAAGGTTGAGCGGTAGAGTAATATGTCCCGTGTGCGGTAGGGTTTACAACATCTACTACGAACCAAAGCCGAAGAATGATGAAGTATGCGATTATGATGGCTCAAAGCTCGTGCGACGCCAGGATGACGAGCCTGAAATAGTTAGGAATAGGTATAGGGTTTTCTACCAGACATTCACACCTATCATAGAATATTACAAGGAGAGGAGGAAGCTTATCGAGATAAACGGTGAAGGAGGCATATCTTTCGTGATGCCATTGCTTGAAAAACTCCTCAGAGAGAATGGGATATTGAAATTGTCCCCATGCCGCGAAAACCTATAA
- a CDS encoding aldo/keto reductase has protein sequence MPSSIDRKPIGSDTISAIGLGSYGIKNYSKAFEAYVYGLTNGIDHVDTAEMYDMGKAEEFIGEVLKHVGRDGVFITTKMLPIRLEDKEKIIRTAQESLRRMGINYVDLYLIHWPNERLSITQQVQNFEVLIEKGLTRYIGVSNFSLNQLKEAVYATKKAPIVALQVHYSVLNRKEVEEQLLPYCVSNKITLQAYTPIERGSVKDNPCVKVVSERTGKTPIQVSLNYLISHENVVAIPKAERVEHVKELIGAMGWRIPEAHMNYLKKCLE, from the coding sequence ATGCCTAGCTCAATCGATAGGAAACCAATAGGCTCTGATACAATCTCCGCTATAGGGTTAGGTAGCTACGGTATAAAGAATTATTCGAAGGCTTTTGAAGCATATGTCTACGGCTTGACTAACGGGATCGATCACGTTGACACGGCTGAAATGTATGACATGGGGAAGGCGGAGGAGTTCATAGGGGAGGTTTTGAAACATGTTGGCAGGGATGGTGTGTTCATCACTACTAAAATGCTACCCATTAGGTTGGAGGATAAGGAGAAAATAATTAGAACAGCCCAAGAAAGCCTGAGAAGGATGGGTATCAACTACGTTGACTTATATCTCATTCACTGGCCTAATGAAAGGCTTTCTATTACACAGCAGGTTCAGAATTTCGAAGTACTAATTGAGAAAGGGTTAACACGCTACATAGGTGTCAGCAACTTCTCTCTCAACCAGCTGAAAGAAGCCGTTTACGCTACCAAGAAAGCTCCTATTGTAGCACTCCAAGTCCACTATAGTGTGTTAAACAGGAAGGAGGTGGAGGAGCAGTTACTCCCCTACTGCGTCTCCAATAAAATAACTCTTCAAGCTTACACTCCAATAGAGAGAGGCTCTGTGAAAGATAATCCCTGCGTTAAAGTAGTTAGTGAGAGAACGGGTAAGACGCCGATACAGGTTTCGCTGAACTATCTAATTTCTCACGAAAACGTAGTAGCAATTCCCAAGGCTGAAAGAGTTGAGCATGTCAAGGAGTTAATAGGTGCAATGGGCTGGCGAATCCCAGAGGCACATATGAACTATCTTAAAAAATGCCTAGAATAA
- a CDS encoding MoaD/ThiS family protein has protein sequence MVKVRVKYFLWLADKAGCSLEEILLDNSTLFGLMEHIKASRPKLSKIIESILQGSSEIIVLVNNSSPRTLNLELKDGDEVVLMPPVSGG, from the coding sequence ATGGTGAAGGTAAGAGTAAAGTATTTCCTATGGCTTGCTGATAAAGCAGGGTGCTCCCTGGAGGAAATACTGCTTGATAATTCAACACTCTTCGGCTTAATGGAGCATATCAAGGCATCGCGACCGAAGCTTTCAAAAATCATTGAGAGCATTCTTCAGGGTAGTTCAGAAATTATTGTCCTCGTTAACAACAGCTCTCCTAGAACTCTCAACTTAGAGCTAAAGGATGGGGACGAGGTTGTGTTAATGCCCCCTGTTTCCGGGGGTTAA
- a CDS encoding inositol-3-phosphate synthase, translated as MIRVGIIGQGLVATHFAVGLEKLKNNEIPDHGVPLRNWLPYKYTDIEIVASYDVDESKIGRTVFDIALRDYPGNNIPGSLRDIVIRRGIHLNSMKGLPIKARGREEDKDLQQALLELIDEWKSMKIDVFINVMTTEPVEPIGRLGNLEKRVAEGDVTASQAYAYAVGLYCEKVRSAAFVNAIPSPIANDPAFIEYYRQKKGVVFGDDGSTGATPLTADLLEHMYERNRRVLDIAQFNIGGNTDFLALNLPERNIMKKKTKSGIVEDILGYEAPNYIRPTGYLEPLGDKKFVAMIIEYLSFGEFKDELYIVARINDSPALAGLLVDLVRLGKIALDRETYGTVYEVNAFYMKKPGPPGFKAVSKYYAYTKLLEWAGVKDPRF; from the coding sequence ATGATAAGGGTTGGAATAATTGGGCAAGGCCTTGTGGCAACCCATTTCGCTGTTGGATTGGAAAAGCTGAAGAATAATGAGATTCCGGACCATGGAGTTCCTTTGAGAAACTGGCTACCATACAAGTACACTGATATCGAAATAGTAGCATCATACGATGTGGATGAATCAAAAATAGGTAGAACAGTGTTCGACATAGCCTTGAGAGATTATCCAGGCAACAACATACCTGGTAGTTTAAGAGACATCGTGATTAGGAGAGGGATACATTTAAACAGCATGAAGGGTTTGCCCATCAAGGCAAGGGGGAGGGAGGAGGATAAGGACTTACAACAAGCTCTACTCGAGCTAATAGATGAGTGGAAATCCATGAAAATAGATGTTTTCATCAACGTTATGACCACAGAACCGGTTGAGCCTATTGGAAGGCTTGGAAACCTGGAAAAGAGAGTTGCGGAGGGAGATGTAACCGCTTCGCAAGCATATGCTTACGCTGTAGGACTATACTGTGAAAAAGTTAGATCAGCGGCCTTCGTTAACGCGATCCCCTCGCCAATAGCCAACGACCCTGCCTTCATAGAGTACTACAGGCAGAAGAAGGGAGTCGTGTTCGGTGACGACGGCTCCACAGGAGCCACGCCGTTAACGGCTGACCTATTAGAACACATGTATGAGAGAAATAGGAGGGTTCTCGACATAGCCCAGTTTAACATAGGTGGGAACACCGACTTTCTAGCACTAAACCTTCCCGAAAGGAATATTATGAAGAAGAAAACCAAGAGCGGTATTGTGGAAGACATCCTAGGATATGAAGCCCCCAACTATATCCGTCCCACAGGCTATCTTGAACCCCTCGGCGATAAGAAATTCGTAGCAATGATCATAGAATACCTCAGCTTCGGCGAATTCAAAGACGAACTCTACATTGTTGCAAGAATAAACGACAGCCCAGCTCTCGCAGGACTGTTAGTTGACCTGGTCAGACTTGGGAAAATAGCTTTGGATAGGGAGACCTATGGAACAGTCTACGAGGTTAACGCGTTCTACATGAAGAAGCCTGGTCCACCGGGATTCAAGGCTGTCTCAAAGTATTATGCATACACGAAGCTTCTAGAGTGGGCTGGAGTTAAGGATCCCAGGTTTTAG
- a CDS encoding DNA primase large subunit: MSGIPLYWKYPFLLRLEDVIPNPYAVLPVLIGTPDAPLFEKILSYLKLIVEKTSVPLDRSTYNSDHEVIVFYSFGLISKAIKEPQLLTRSAVAYSKKAGSFFKTESDEVLIDIARRTGIKIIKPVQPPRVLRVAGSVKGKKQFEWESLSYGVSLTSFTRLVAGRLEQDSSYNLSSQIVHEGVVYVDRKRFTRLLEEACFHYILKTYEGLQQPSADFLSGIQPLITEVERYLESVRWWRRSFVKEGRIGEEVSGVVEEAFPPCIKKIISSIKSGGNPSHEERFNLAAFLVNIGYSVEDVLAVFRTTADFDEKIARYQVEHIAGLRGSRRKYAPYSCDRLKSIGACPIQNYCSGGRHPLSVYKHNLKLFKQSADEPETENVSSMGKIQ, encoded by the coding sequence ATGTCTGGGATACCACTTTACTGGAAGTACCCGTTTCTCCTTCGATTAGAAGATGTGATTCCAAACCCTTATGCTGTCTTACCGGTGTTGATAGGAACCCCTGATGCTCCATTATTTGAGAAGATACTTTCGTATCTGAAACTAATTGTAGAGAAAACTTCAGTACCCCTGGATCGGTCAACCTATAACTCGGACCACGAGGTCATCGTCTTCTACTCCTTCGGGTTGATTTCGAAAGCCATTAAAGAGCCCCAGCTACTTACAAGGAGCGCCGTGGCTTATTCGAAAAAAGCCGGCTCTTTCTTTAAAACTGAAAGCGATGAAGTCTTGATCGATATAGCTAGAAGGACAGGTATTAAGATTATTAAACCAGTGCAGCCTCCACGGGTTTTAAGAGTTGCCGGAAGTGTGAAGGGTAAGAAACAGTTTGAGTGGGAGTCCTTATCATACGGTGTTTCACTTACGAGTTTCACAAGACTTGTGGCTGGCAGGCTCGAACAAGACTCCTCTTACAATTTGTCGAGTCAAATAGTCCACGAGGGGGTCGTGTATGTGGATCGCAAACGGTTCACCCGCTTGTTAGAGGAGGCCTGCTTCCACTATATTTTGAAAACTTATGAAGGCCTTCAGCAACCCTCAGCAGATTTCCTAAGCGGGATTCAGCCTTTAATCACTGAGGTGGAGCGGTATCTCGAGAGTGTTAGGTGGTGGCGGAGGAGCTTCGTAAAAGAGGGAAGAATTGGTGAGGAAGTATCTGGGGTTGTTGAAGAAGCTTTTCCCCCTTGTATTAAGAAGATCATTTCATCTATAAAATCTGGGGGGAATCCTAGTCATGAAGAAAGATTCAACTTGGCTGCATTTCTGGTTAACATAGGCTACAGCGTTGAAGATGTTTTGGCAGTGTTTAGGACTACAGCGGATTTTGATGAGAAGATTGCGAGATACCAGGTGGAGCATATTGCTGGCTTAAGGGGGAGTAGGAGAAAATACGCCCCTTACAGTTGTGATAGGTTGAAATCGATAGGTGCATGCCCTATTCAGAATTATTGCTCAGGGGGGCGACACCCCTTATCTGTGTACAAGCATAATCTTAAACTTTTTAAACAGTCTGCGGATGAGCCTGAAACGGAAAACGTCTCCTCCATGGGCAAAATCCAGTAG
- the aspS gene encoding aspartate--tRNA(Asn) ligase, which yields MRVCGWVLRKKEIGKVVIIEVTGSRSKPYVLVFKEEREPQLYAVSKTLDVGTALCFEGEVATEQKSRRGIEYTVSKIEIYSKPASPLPVEVSGKVPSLLDTRIKYRWLLLRNPAEKAIFNIRESVFHAAREYLRRNGFHEVQTPKIVAAGAEGGATLFKVEYFEYQAYLSQSPQLYKQILMNAYPRVYEITPYFRAEKFNTPRHLNESWGIDVEQGFINGVEDVLETLENLVSYIINYVVDNNKEDLETLGVNLERINPPFKRLKFTEVVDILKSEGIEVSEKEDLPDHAEKKLGEIMKSKGHRLYFITGFPWNATGFYYMREDGSYTRKFDLDYEGLEIASGGQREHRYDKLVEALILKGLNPESFQFYLESFKYGIPPHGGFGLGVERLLMKMLNLENVREAILFVRDRTRLVP from the coding sequence ATGCGTGTCTGCGGATGGGTTTTGAGGAAGAAGGAGATAGGTAAAGTAGTGATCATAGAAGTAACCGGGTCTCGGTCGAAACCATACGTGCTAGTGTTTAAGGAGGAGCGTGAGCCTCAACTATACGCCGTCTCGAAAACTCTTGACGTTGGAACCGCACTGTGTTTTGAGGGCGAAGTAGCTACTGAGCAGAAGAGTAGGAGAGGTATTGAATACACTGTGTCGAAGATTGAAATCTATTCGAAACCTGCTTCACCCTTGCCCGTGGAGGTTTCTGGAAAGGTTCCTTCACTACTTGACACGCGAATAAAGTACAGGTGGCTCCTGCTGAGAAACCCTGCCGAGAAAGCCATCTTCAACATAAGGGAATCAGTGTTTCACGCTGCTCGAGAATACTTGAGAAGAAATGGGTTCCACGAGGTTCAGACCCCAAAGATTGTTGCTGCCGGCGCAGAAGGAGGGGCTACGCTTTTCAAAGTAGAATACTTCGAGTATCAGGCCTACCTGAGCCAAAGCCCACAGCTTTACAAACAAATACTCATGAACGCCTATCCACGTGTTTACGAAATCACTCCATACTTCAGGGCTGAAAAGTTCAACACGCCAAGACATTTGAACGAGTCATGGGGGATAGACGTGGAACAGGGATTCATAAATGGTGTGGAGGATGTTTTAGAGACCCTGGAAAACCTTGTATCGTATATAATAAATTATGTGGTGGATAACAATAAGGAAGATCTCGAAACATTAGGGGTGAACCTCGAGAGGATCAACCCTCCGTTCAAGCGGCTTAAGTTCACAGAGGTCGTGGATATTTTGAAAAGCGAGGGTATCGAGGTCTCCGAAAAAGAGGATCTCCCAGACCATGCTGAGAAGAAACTCGGGGAAATCATGAAGAGCAAGGGACATAGGCTTTACTTTATCACAGGCTTTCCCTGGAACGCCACAGGCTTCTACTACATGAGGGAGGATGGCTCATACACAAGGAAGTTTGACTTAGACTATGAAGGCCTTGAAATAGCCAGTGGCGGACAGAGGGAGCACAGGTACGATAAGCTTGTCGAGGCGTTGATCCTTAAAGGCTTGAACCCGGAGAGCTTCCAGTTTTACCTTGAATCATTCAAGTATGGAATACCCCCACACGGAGGATTTGGATTAGGGGTTGAGAGATTGTTGATGAAAATGCTGAACCTTGAAAACGTGAGAGAAGCGATCCTCTTCGTTCGGGATAGGACTAGACTCGTTCCTTAA
- a CDS encoding helix-turn-helix transcriptional regulator, translating into MSDTKALERLRKKLTIENLWLYIIKIMMDEAKPLKAYDLKVKLRERFEINPPAVTVYTVIYRMNREGLLVKRVVKEETFYEPTNKGIEAFKQGVLFIEETLAKLKI; encoded by the coding sequence TTGTCCGACACCAAAGCACTGGAGAGGCTTAGGAAGAAGCTAACCATAGAAAACCTCTGGCTCTACATCATTAAAATCATGATGGATGAGGCAAAGCCGTTGAAAGCCTACGATCTCAAAGTGAAGCTTAGGGAGAGATTCGAAATTAACCCCCCGGCTGTCACAGTCTACACGGTAATTTACAGAATGAATAGAGAGGGGCTACTTGTCAAGAGAGTAGTGAAGGAGGAGACCTTTTACGAACCCACCAACAAGGGGATAGAGGCATTCAAGCAGGGCGTTCTTTTCATCGAGGAAACGCTTGCAAAACTCAAGATCTAG
- a CDS encoding Lrp/AsnC family transcriptional regulator: MELKLTSMLIKNPRISLLKLSRELELNYISLRERLRKLQRNGLIEFRLAVAPTLLGDVAGVVRIRSNEVDKIIGKALNCNRVITALTLNGNEALLVVYGRSKDEIATLVSVLTSELADKVEVNIEYGRIPSMEKIALKNPEPECDGAVKCDGCIPVLRNRGKNNHQH, from the coding sequence GTGGAGTTAAAACTGACCAGCATGCTAATTAAAAACCCGAGAATAAGCCTTCTCAAGCTATCCCGTGAGCTCGAGCTCAACTATATCTCGCTAAGGGAGAGACTTAGGAAGCTTCAGAGGAACGGCCTCATAGAGTTTAGGCTTGCGGTGGCCCCGACGCTGTTGGGAGACGTGGCAGGAGTTGTAAGGATCAGGTCCAACGAGGTTGACAAGATTATTGGGAAAGCGTTGAATTGCAACCGGGTTATCACGGCTTTAACACTCAACGGTAACGAGGCATTACTAGTAGTTTATGGAAGGTCGAAAGATGAAATAGCGACACTGGTCTCTGTTTTAACATCCGAGCTTGCCGACAAGGTGGAAGTAAATATTGAGTATGGCAGAATACCATCCATGGAGAAAATAGCTTTGAAAAACCCTGAGCCAGAGTGTGATGGAGCGGTAAAATGTGACGGTTGCATACCCGTATTGAGAAACAGGGGTAAGAACAATCACCAGCACTGA
- a CDS encoding ABC transporter substrate-binding protein, with the protein MKKLILALLIPLLVLSIIYVPITTQAQEVVKGPASDKIIMKRVPIEQVPSAIANKEIDLYMYSLRPAQAEQLKEIEGVVFYQAPAGLIDIIMNPAPVAVEVLSGKYDAIGAAARIGVPKDAIVGLKYNETHTFVYLGAKPGVGINPFAFRDVRFAMNYLIDRETAAYTILKGYAVPMYTFLSQFDPDYSVIADIIAQNEFRYDPAYADQLITQALQKVGATKSGGKWLYGGQPISLKFIIRIEDERYDIGNMIATDLDMLGFDVQRIYMRFADAIAILYGTDPAEFQWHMYTEGWGKGGIDKYDSGTIAQYCAPWLGYMPGWQELTFWNYEHPELDDITLKISQAQYKSKEERNELYRNGTRLCIEESVRAWVVTRLDTWVAWDYVKGLTKDLGAGLRGIWNLREAYVEGREDKTLNVGHLWVWTSTSEWNVWGGFTDVYSVDWERVTYDPSMWTHPFNGLPIPFRVSYVVLTAGPDGNMTVPTTAKIFNATTDRWENVPEGTTAVSKVVFDLSKYIGAKWHNGREITMADVIGYIAMIYDLVYDEYYSTLESRIVSNNKPWLDTIKGWEFDVQNKRMTVYVDYWHFDENYIAYWATVTPINPIEIHIATFELALDRRNETNLVLYRRSGYQTFSLVYPDHVNLVKNTLATYTDNATVLEKANKYADGLLTMTEWNQRIQADLDWINTYNLAWISNGPFMLTKMDTVANEGEMTAFRDPTYPFKPGDWYFGSPTPSAVKSVTITSDIPNKIVPGRQAVVSVEVSGIPPLYLKYMLRDPSGQILVFADAQKIDDFHFTITMDPELTAGLEYGTRYTLQLIVTSDVVATPEIAKIPVDTATYAEVLNLQQEAFQRAISELRSEIHALSNKVDALPKNPATPDDVSALKSAIDSLSTVVYATLGLVVVTLVLSIIPLIRKK; encoded by the coding sequence ATGAAGAAGTTAATATTGGCCTTACTAATTCCACTACTAGTATTATCGATAATATATGTCCCCATTACTACACAAGCACAGGAAGTGGTAAAGGGGCCTGCAAGCGATAAAATAATAATGAAAAGAGTGCCTATTGAACAGGTTCCCTCGGCAATCGCCAACAAGGAAATAGATTTATACATGTACAGCTTAAGACCAGCCCAGGCCGAGCAATTAAAAGAGATTGAAGGCGTGGTGTTCTACCAAGCCCCTGCCGGCTTGATCGACATTATAATGAACCCTGCTCCAGTAGCTGTTGAAGTCTTAAGTGGTAAATACGATGCCATCGGTGCTGCTGCCAGAATAGGAGTACCTAAGGATGCTATTGTAGGGTTAAAGTACAATGAGACACACACTTTCGTATACTTAGGAGCTAAGCCCGGAGTAGGTATCAACCCGTTCGCTTTCAGGGATGTAAGGTTTGCTATGAACTACTTAATCGACAGGGAAACAGCTGCCTATACCATATTAAAAGGATATGCAGTCCCAATGTACACCTTCCTCAGCCAGTTCGACCCTGACTACTCGGTGATTGCTGACATAATTGCCCAGAACGAGTTTAGATATGACCCCGCTTACGCTGACCAATTGATCACACAGGCCTTACAGAAAGTTGGCGCAACCAAATCAGGTGGCAAGTGGCTGTATGGTGGGCAACCTATTTCACTGAAGTTTATTATTCGTATTGAGGATGAAAGATACGATATTGGAAACATGATTGCTACAGACTTAGACATGTTAGGCTTCGATGTTCAGAGGATATATATGAGGTTTGCAGATGCTATCGCAATATTGTATGGAACAGACCCGGCAGAATTCCAGTGGCACATGTACACGGAGGGCTGGGGCAAGGGCGGCATTGACAAGTATGATAGTGGAACCATAGCCCAGTACTGTGCACCTTGGCTCGGCTACATGCCTGGTTGGCAGGAGCTGACATTTTGGAATTATGAGCACCCAGAATTAGATGATATAACCCTAAAGATTTCCCAGGCGCAGTATAAGAGTAAGGAGGAGAGAAACGAACTCTACAGGAATGGTACCCGCTTATGTATCGAGGAGTCGGTCAGAGCATGGGTGGTAACCAGGCTGGACACATGGGTGGCTTGGGACTACGTTAAAGGACTCACCAAAGACCTAGGTGCTGGCTTACGTGGAATATGGAACCTCCGTGAAGCATACGTTGAGGGAAGAGAGGATAAGACTTTGAATGTCGGGCACTTATGGGTTTGGACATCAACTAGCGAGTGGAACGTCTGGGGCGGTTTCACAGATGTATACAGCGTTGACTGGGAGAGAGTCACCTACGACCCGTCCATGTGGACTCACCCATTCAACGGTCTCCCAATACCGTTCAGGGTTAGCTATGTTGTGCTGACAGCCGGACCTGATGGCAACATGACCGTGCCCACGACCGCTAAGATATTCAATGCAACTACCGACAGATGGGAGAACGTGCCGGAAGGCACCACAGCTGTCAGCAAAGTGGTGTTCGACCTGAGCAAGTATATCGGTGCTAAATGGCACAACGGCAGGGAAATAACAATGGCGGACGTGATTGGCTATATCGCGATGATTTACGATTTGGTTTACGATGAATACTATAGTACGCTCGAATCACGTATAGTCTCCAACAACAAGCCATGGCTCGACACCATCAAAGGCTGGGAGTTCGATGTTCAAAACAAGAGAATGACGGTTTACGTTGATTACTGGCACTTCGACGAAAACTATATAGCTTACTGGGCAACCGTGACTCCGATCAACCCGATAGAGATTCATATAGCCACCTTCGAGCTAGCCTTAGATAGGAGGAATGAGACAAATCTTGTACTTTACAGGAGATCAGGGTATCAGACGTTCAGCCTCGTCTACCCAGACCATGTAAATCTTGTCAAAAACACTTTGGCAACATACACCGACAATGCTACAGTGCTCGAGAAAGCGAACAAGTATGCTGATGGATTATTGACAATGACGGAGTGGAACCAGAGGATACAGGCTGACCTAGACTGGATTAACACTTACAACCTAGCATGGATTAGCAATGGGCCATTCATGCTGACCAAAATGGACACTGTTGCGAATGAAGGAGAGATGACGGCGTTCAGGGACCCGACATATCCGTTCAAGCCGGGCGACTGGTACTTCGGCTCTCCCACTCCATCAGCAGTGAAAAGCGTCACAATAACCTCTGACATCCCCAATAAGATTGTTCCCGGCAGACAAGCGGTTGTAAGCGTCGAGGTATCCGGTATTCCACCGCTTTACCTTAAGTACATGCTAAGAGATCCCTCAGGCCAAATATTGGTGTTTGCCGACGCTCAGAAGATAGACGACTTCCACTTTACCATTACTATGGATCCCGAGCTCACAGCGGGATTAGAATATGGTACCAGGTACACGTTACAGTTAATAGTAACCTCCGACGTAGTTGCTACACCCGAGATTGCGAAGATACCTGTTGACACTGCAACATATGCTGAAGTATTAAACCTGCAACAAGAGGCTTTCCAGAGGGCTATTAGCGAATTGAGGAGCGAGATTCATGCATTAAGCAACAAGGTTGACGCGTTACCGAAGAACCCAGCTACCCCCGATGATGTGTCAGCATTAAAGAGTGCCATTGACTCACTCAGCACGGTAGTGTATGCGACACTAGGATTAGTTGTTGTAACATTAGTGTTGTCTATAATACCCTTAATTAGGAAGAAATAA
- a CDS encoding GNAT family N-acetyltransferase, whose protein sequence is MELEIGHTSSVIYARISGSEEKAFLRYRIENGSMILLETYTPPAFRGQGVARRLVEYAVELARQKDLTIIPICSYAVYFFMKNKEYRSLLHPDYRDLSDEQWKKLMDEALSREKTKPSQG, encoded by the coding sequence ATGGAATTAGAGATTGGGCACACTTCATCTGTTATCTACGCCAGGATAAGCGGGAGCGAGGAAAAGGCTTTCCTAAGATATCGTATAGAAAACGGCTCTATGATATTATTGGAGACTTATACGCCACCGGCTTTCAGGGGGCAAGGCGTCGCTAGGCGTTTAGTTGAATACGCGGTCGAGCTAGCGAGGCAGAAGGATCTAACGATAATACCGATATGTAGCTACGCTGTCTATTTCTTTATGAAGAACAAGGAGTATCGGAGCCTACTTCACCCGGATTATAGGGATCTGAGCGATGAGCAATGGAAAAAGTTAATGGATGAGGCTCTCTCCCGGGAAAAAACAAAGCCTTCACAGGGATGA